In a single window of the Subtercola sp. PAMC28395 genome:
- a CDS encoding restriction endonuclease subunit S, whose translation MSRLEELIAELAPEGVPHLLLGEVAAIFGRNVQPSAMGDETVTVFSLPSFDQSKSPEKLVGIEVGSAKTRLGGPCVLVAKLNPHIPRVWPLEFIPLNSYCSPEFYPIEPDQRVLELRYMYHFVLTKMSLLSGTVTGSTNSHKRLHREDFLKLRIPVPPLEVQREIVRILDQFTQLEAELEAELEARRRQYEHYAGALLSSDQHVPRARFGDVARIVRGASPRPIQKFITESPDGVPWIKIGDVPARGKYITQTGQRVTPEGAAKSRRVQPGDFVLSNSMSFGRPYISKIDGYIHDGWLAISEFEDSFISDYLYYLLRSAPIQEEFARRAGAGTVKNLNAEIVRSVEVPVPTKDAQARAVELLDKFDALVNDISIGLPAELAARRKQYEYYRDKLLTFEEATA comes from the coding sequence GTGAGCCGCCTTGAAGAGTTGATAGCGGAACTTGCGCCCGAGGGTGTGCCGCATTTGCTATTAGGGGAGGTCGCTGCGATCTTTGGCCGCAACGTCCAACCCTCCGCAATGGGGGACGAGACTGTAACTGTCTTCAGTCTTCCCTCGTTTGATCAGAGTAAGTCGCCAGAGAAGCTAGTAGGGATCGAAGTTGGCTCCGCTAAGACCCGACTTGGAGGCCCTTGCGTTCTTGTGGCAAAACTAAACCCACATATTCCACGTGTCTGGCCGCTTGAATTCATTCCACTGAACTCGTATTGCTCGCCGGAGTTCTATCCAATTGAGCCGGACCAGCGCGTCCTGGAACTGCGGTACATGTATCACTTCGTCCTGACGAAGATGAGCCTCCTCTCAGGAACAGTTACGGGCAGCACTAATAGTCACAAGAGGCTTCATCGAGAAGACTTTCTAAAACTCCGAATACCCGTGCCGCCTCTCGAGGTTCAGCGGGAAATCGTGAGAATCCTGGATCAGTTCACTCAGCTGGAAGCGGAGCTGGAAGCGGAGCTGGAAGCCCGCCGTCGCCAATACGAGCACTACGCCGGTGCACTTCTCTCCAGCGATCAGCATGTCCCCCGAGCGAGGTTCGGCGACGTGGCACGGATCGTTCGAGGTGCGTCCCCTCGCCCTATTCAGAAATTCATTACCGAGAGTCCTGACGGTGTTCCTTGGATCAAGATTGGAGATGTCCCTGCGCGCGGAAAGTACATTACGCAGACCGGACAACGTGTCACACCGGAAGGTGCCGCGAAGTCGCGTCGCGTCCAGCCAGGTGATTTTGTGCTCTCCAACTCAATGAGCTTCGGCAGACCGTACATTTCGAAGATTGATGGCTATATTCATGACGGTTGGCTTGCGATAAGCGAATTCGAAGATTCGTTCATTTCTGACTACTTGTATTACCTGCTGCGCTCAGCACCTATACAAGAAGAATTCGCGCGTCGCGCAGGCGCGGGCACGGTCAAGAACCTGAACGCTGAGATCGTGCGCTCGGTTGAGGTTCCGGTGCCGACGAAGGATGCGCAAGCACGAGCGGTTGAACTGCTCGATAAGTTCGATGCTCTCGTGAACGACATCAGCATTGGTTTGCCAGCTGAGCTCGCTGCTCGCCGTAAGCAGTATGAGTACTACCGTGACAAGCTGCTCACTTTCGAGGAGGCTACGGCATGA
- a CDS encoding type I restriction-modification system subunit M, with protein sequence MAPTTKEGQRAELHKTIWRIANDLRGSVDGWDFKSYVLGMLFYRFISENLTSYINAGEHKAGDQNFNYSTLQDAQAEFGRKETVEEKGFYILPSELFDNVRTHGEQDANLNETLARVFKNIEGSAVGSDSEDDLKGLFDDLDVNSSKLGSTVAKRNEKLVKLLDAIGDLPLGNFDQNTIDLFGDAYEYLMQMYASSAGKSGGEYYTPQEVSELLARITVVGKTQVNKVYDPAVGSGSLLLKFDKVLGKGNVRQGFYGQEINLTTYNLARINMFLHDVNYEKFNLAHGDTLTDPAHWDDEPFEAIVSNPPYSIKWDGDANPLMINDPRFAPAGVLAPKSKADLAFTMHILSWLAVNGTAAIVEFPGVLYRGGAEQKIRKYLIDNNYVDAVIQLPPDLFFGTTIATCIVVLKKSKNDNAVLFIDASAEFTRTGNKNKLADENQQKILDAFTVREDAEYFAKLVSNESIAANGYNIAVSSYVVAEDTRVAVDITRLNADITRIVARQTELRTSIDEIVADLEGTR encoded by the coding sequence ATGGCACCGACCACCAAAGAAGGCCAGCGCGCTGAGCTTCACAAAACTATCTGGCGCATCGCGAATGACCTTCGTGGCTCGGTCGATGGATGGGACTTCAAGTCCTATGTCCTCGGCATGCTTTTCTACCGTTTTATCTCCGAAAACCTGACCTCATACATCAACGCGGGCGAGCATAAGGCCGGCGACCAGAACTTCAACTACTCGACCTTGCAGGATGCTCAGGCCGAGTTCGGCCGCAAGGAAACCGTCGAGGAAAAGGGCTTCTACATCCTCCCCTCCGAACTCTTCGACAATGTTCGGACTCACGGAGAACAAGACGCGAACCTCAACGAGACACTCGCTCGGGTCTTCAAAAACATTGAAGGCTCCGCCGTCGGTAGCGACAGCGAAGACGACCTCAAGGGGCTGTTTGATGACCTCGACGTCAACAGCTCGAAGCTCGGCAGTACCGTGGCCAAGCGCAACGAAAAGCTCGTCAAACTGCTGGACGCGATCGGCGACCTTCCACTCGGCAACTTCGACCAGAACACCATCGATTTGTTCGGCGATGCGTATGAGTACCTGATGCAGATGTATGCCTCGAGCGCAGGCAAATCGGGTGGAGAGTACTACACGCCCCAAGAAGTCTCTGAACTCCTTGCCCGCATTACCGTGGTCGGCAAGACCCAGGTGAATAAGGTCTACGACCCCGCCGTCGGCTCCGGATCGCTACTGCTGAAGTTCGACAAAGTGCTCGGCAAGGGCAATGTGCGGCAGGGCTTCTACGGCCAGGAAATCAACCTGACCACCTACAACCTTGCCCGCATCAATATGTTCTTGCACGACGTGAACTACGAGAAGTTCAACCTCGCCCACGGCGACACCCTCACCGATCCGGCGCACTGGGACGACGAACCGTTCGAGGCGATCGTGTCTAACCCGCCGTACTCGATCAAGTGGGACGGCGACGCGAACCCTCTGATGATCAACGACCCACGTTTCGCCCCTGCCGGTGTGCTCGCGCCAAAGTCGAAGGCCGACCTCGCCTTCACGATGCACATTCTGTCGTGGCTGGCCGTCAACGGCACTGCCGCGATCGTCGAGTTCCCTGGCGTGCTGTACCGCGGGGGAGCGGAGCAGAAGATTCGCAAGTACCTCATCGACAACAACTACGTGGATGCCGTCATCCAGCTGCCACCCGACCTGTTCTTCGGTACCACAATCGCGACCTGCATCGTCGTGCTCAAGAAATCCAAGAACGACAACGCGGTGCTATTCATCGACGCCTCGGCCGAGTTCACCCGTACCGGCAACAAGAACAAGCTTGCCGACGAGAACCAGCAGAAAATCCTCGACGCCTTCACCGTGCGCGAAGATGCCGAATACTTCGCCAAGCTCGTGTCAAACGAGAGCATTGCGGCCAACGGCTACAACATCGCAGTGTCGTCATACGTGGTGGCGGAAGACACCCGAGTGGCTGTTGACATCACCAGGTTGAATGCGGATATCACTCGCATCGTCGCCCGGCAAACGGAACTCCGCACCTCAATCGACGAGATCGTCGCCGATCTGGAGGGCACCAGGTGA
- a CDS encoding MT-A70 family methyltransferase, whose translation MSIHTNHNHPDRTPLPGTFRAALCDPPWSLQQKGDLGAANHYELMTDERILGMGDAMKEIMAENSFCFLWVTTATVPLGIKVLEAWGFRYTSFYFWAKPRLMLGNTFRNSGELLLLGVRGKGTKVAFKGQPNWGMHALQAHSRKPEETHLIAERLVGGDGPFLELFARRSAPSSKHWDIWGNECDATVSLAKWGYPVPADNIPAHAPATVHETQA comes from the coding sequence ATGAGTATCCACACCAACCACAATCACCCAGATAGAACGCCGCTGCCCGGCACCTTCCGTGCCGCGCTGTGTGATCCACCGTGGTCGCTGCAGCAGAAAGGCGACCTCGGCGCTGCCAACCATTACGAACTTATGACCGATGAACGCATCCTCGGGATGGGCGACGCCATGAAAGAAATCATGGCCGAGAACTCGTTCTGCTTCCTCTGGGTCACAACTGCGACCGTGCCGCTGGGCATCAAGGTTCTCGAGGCCTGGGGGTTCCGGTACACCAGCTTCTACTTCTGGGCGAAACCCCGCCTGATGCTGGGGAACACCTTCCGCAACTCCGGCGAACTGCTGCTGCTCGGGGTGCGGGGCAAGGGGACGAAGGTCGCGTTCAAAGGCCAACCGAACTGGGGCATGCACGCCCTGCAAGCCCACAGTCGTAAGCCCGAGGAAACCCATCTGATCGCGGAAAGACTGGTCGGCGGAGACGGGCCGTTCCTGGAATTGTTTGCAAGGCGCTCTGCTCCATCAAGCAAGCACTGGGATATCTGGGGCAATGAATGCGACGCGACTGTGTCGCTCGCGAAATGGGGCTACCCCGTGCCCGCCGACAACATCCCCGCACACGCACCGGCGACGGTACACGAGACACAGGCGTGA
- a CDS encoding type IV secretory system conjugative DNA transfer family protein: MMITNNREEWEWRELTWPDTLTPDQVRNALEQVAASGALGPVVLETRATKAGLRWLIAARPARIENTITVLAAHLAIRAHMPRRVRKPVGHTAELRVSGTDLSLDPARITASIRGLYGALSRLRDGEEVVLQLLLGRRHTPPVRPREPLHAWLKVLAIPPSKPTPASIRKHRDEQHGFSMSVRIGASGVDTARARQMVGDIVGALRVLETSGSRIRAVTGSPVHLNQGALPWRWPLVLTSGQILSFTGWPIGEPPLPLLGGIHPRQLPPPIALLHTDRVIGTASAPGHNEKVGISIRDAAFHTHLLGPTGSAKSTVMLNLITADIHAGRGVLVLDPKGDLADRVLAHVPKNREHDIVVIDPTNAAPVGFNPLRGTLSHASVTADTLLATFESVFSKHWGIRSADIYTAVFNTLAQVDGANLLWIPPLLTNPAFRRKILAGIDDPIGLGGFWAQYDQKTPAQQAEEIGPVLNKLRQLILRPGLRAVLGQSEPTFDLTDLFTNRRIIIVNLNKGLLGADAARLLGTLLIGQLWTRILARQRDGLTHRHIVSIYIDEAADFIAGLPGDLSDALAQARSLGAAFTLANQYLKQFSPAMQAAIETNTRSKIYFGLGGTDASTIAKHTPGLDTQDFLLLPKYHAYANVMQHGQSTGWMSIATSPPPPATGDPAAIYAASHERYGVPAAETEQQIRALIAPTTPDYTDPDDGPIGRTPR, translated from the coding sequence ATGATGATCACGAATAACCGCGAGGAGTGGGAGTGGCGCGAGCTGACCTGGCCTGACACGCTCACCCCCGACCAGGTCCGAAACGCGCTCGAGCAGGTCGCAGCCTCGGGTGCTCTCGGACCCGTCGTACTTGAGACCCGTGCGACGAAGGCGGGCCTGCGGTGGCTGATCGCCGCACGCCCCGCGCGTATCGAGAACACCATCACCGTCTTGGCTGCGCACCTCGCCATTCGAGCACACATGCCGCGCCGTGTTCGGAAACCGGTGGGGCATACAGCGGAGCTCCGAGTCAGCGGGACGGATCTCAGTCTCGACCCGGCAAGGATCACCGCAAGCATCCGGGGCCTATACGGCGCACTGTCGCGACTTCGTGATGGCGAGGAGGTCGTGCTGCAACTCCTCCTAGGCAGACGGCACACGCCGCCGGTGCGGCCGCGTGAACCCCTTCACGCGTGGCTGAAGGTTCTCGCGATCCCTCCGTCGAAGCCCACTCCAGCATCAATACGTAAGCATCGAGATGAGCAGCACGGGTTCTCGATGAGCGTGCGCATCGGAGCCAGCGGCGTCGACACTGCCCGTGCCCGCCAGATGGTCGGCGACATCGTCGGAGCCCTTCGAGTGTTGGAAACTTCTGGTTCCCGCATCCGTGCCGTCACTGGCAGTCCCGTTCATCTCAACCAGGGTGCACTTCCGTGGCGGTGGCCGCTGGTGCTCACCAGCGGCCAGATCTTGAGTTTCACCGGCTGGCCCATCGGAGAGCCGCCACTACCGCTTCTTGGCGGCATTCACCCGAGGCAGTTGCCACCACCGATCGCTCTGCTGCACACCGACCGGGTGATCGGAACAGCCAGCGCGCCCGGGCACAATGAAAAGGTCGGCATCTCCATCCGCGACGCCGCATTCCACACGCATCTGCTCGGCCCGACAGGGTCGGCGAAGTCCACTGTCATGCTGAACCTCATCACTGCCGACATACACGCCGGGCGGGGAGTACTCGTCCTCGACCCCAAGGGCGACCTGGCCGACCGTGTCCTCGCTCACGTGCCGAAAAACCGCGAACACGACATTGTCGTCATCGACCCGACCAACGCTGCCCCAGTGGGATTCAACCCTCTCCGCGGCACACTCAGCCACGCTTCGGTCACGGCCGACACGTTGCTGGCAACATTCGAGTCGGTGTTCTCCAAGCACTGGGGAATCCGCTCCGCCGACATCTACACCGCCGTGTTCAACACCCTCGCCCAAGTAGACGGCGCAAATCTCCTCTGGATACCGCCGCTTTTGACGAACCCCGCGTTCCGGCGGAAGATCCTGGCAGGCATTGACGACCCGATCGGGCTCGGTGGGTTCTGGGCGCAGTACGACCAGAAAACCCCGGCGCAACAAGCGGAAGAGATCGGACCCGTTCTCAATAAGCTTCGCCAGCTCATCCTCAGGCCAGGTCTGCGTGCGGTGCTCGGTCAATCCGAACCGACCTTCGATCTCACCGATCTGTTCACGAATCGGCGCATCATCATCGTGAACCTCAACAAAGGCCTCCTCGGCGCTGACGCCGCCCGGCTACTCGGCACGCTCCTGATCGGGCAGCTCTGGACGAGAATCCTTGCCCGGCAACGTGACGGACTGACACACCGCCACATCGTCAGCATCTACATCGATGAGGCCGCCGACTTCATCGCGGGCCTGCCTGGCGACTTATCCGATGCACTCGCGCAAGCCCGTTCGCTGGGAGCGGCGTTCACGCTCGCTAACCAGTATCTGAAGCAGTTCAGCCCGGCCATGCAAGCAGCCATAGAAACGAACACGCGCAGCAAAATCTACTTCGGTCTCGGTGGCACAGACGCCTCCACAATCGCGAAGCACACGCCCGGCCTCGACACTCAGGACTTCCTGCTGCTGCCGAAGTACCACGCGTACGCCAACGTCATGCAGCACGGACAAAGCACCGGATGGATGTCCATCGCCACCTCGCCACCACCACCCGCAACCGGCGACCCAGCCGCGATCTATGCTGCCAGCCACGAACGCTACGGCGTGCCCGCAGCAGAGACAGAGCAGCAGATTCGCGCGCTCATCGCCCCAACCACACCCGACTACACCGACCCGGACGACGGCCCCATCGGGAGAACACCACGATGA
- a CDS encoding replication-relaxation family protein, which yields MTMALNYPAHRTLLQLLLELRFATTDQLARLTAGEYGSRRSAVRQTTRHLTTLENRGLLLHLERRVGGWQGGSAPTIWALTTSGHRAITEQGGGRQRPQLISTTFLEHLLAIAESRIVAVETVRTIPGAGLTVHTEPACWRGYLGPHGQTLTLRPDLHLIVGASTYTDSYFVEVDRATENPARVIATCWQYVQYRRTGAEQKAHGVFPAVLWIVPTEKRREQLRQHISTAELPASMFHVLTLTDLPDIIRDGPPLTPQNNYTRKGEQPHGK from the coding sequence ATGACCATGGCGTTGAACTATCCCGCCCATCGGACGTTGCTGCAGTTGCTCCTTGAGCTTCGATTCGCAACGACAGACCAGCTGGCACGCCTGACAGCAGGTGAGTACGGCAGCAGACGTTCCGCGGTCCGACAAACCACCAGGCATCTGACAACACTGGAAAACCGAGGGCTGCTGCTTCACCTCGAGCGACGTGTTGGAGGCTGGCAGGGTGGTTCCGCCCCGACGATCTGGGCGCTGACAACCAGTGGCCACCGGGCCATCACCGAGCAGGGCGGGGGAAGGCAGCGACCGCAACTGATCTCGACCACGTTCCTCGAACACCTCCTCGCGATCGCCGAGTCACGCATCGTCGCCGTCGAGACGGTCAGGACGATCCCCGGGGCGGGCCTCACGGTACACACCGAGCCCGCCTGCTGGAGGGGCTACCTCGGCCCCCACGGACAGACGCTCACACTCCGACCCGACCTGCACCTGATCGTAGGAGCCAGCACGTACACCGACAGCTACTTCGTGGAAGTTGACCGCGCCACCGAGAACCCTGCCCGTGTCATCGCTACCTGCTGGCAATACGTGCAGTACAGGCGCACCGGCGCAGAGCAGAAGGCGCACGGCGTGTTCCCGGCGGTGTTGTGGATCGTCCCCACCGAGAAACGACGCGAACAACTGCGACAGCACATCAGCACGGCGGAACTGCCCGCGAGCATGTTCCACGTACTCACGCTGACCGACCTCCCCGACATCATCCGTGACGGGCCGCCTCTCACACCTCAGAACAACTACACCAGAAAAGGAGAACAACCCCATGGAAAATGA
- a CDS encoding type I restriction endonuclease subunit R, with translation MSDVTFRKYDPIAVSNESTVVAEYVPDAKAEAAYQSEANLERELIRLLQSQAYEYLPITSEAQIVANLRTQLEALNGLTFSDAEWAQFFAERVAGANDGIVEKTVRIQEDHVQLLKRDDGSTKNILLIDKQNIHNNRLQVINQYTIDQGDGSEVQRGAARSNRYDVTVLVNGLPMVHIELKRRGVDIREAFNQIDRYQRDSFWAGSGLFEYVQLFVISNGTLTKYYSNTTRRQHLSEAAGSKRVRKTSNSFEFTSWWADAQNKPITDLAAFAKTFFAKHSLLNILTKYCVLTADKMLLVMRPYQIVGTERILSKIDISTNYRQLGSVAAGGYVWHTTGSGKTLTSFKAAQLASKLPSVDKVLFVVDRKDLDYQTMREYDRFEKGAANSNTSTAVLKKQLEDPGARIIITTIQKLSTFIGANKGHAIYDGHVVIIFDECHRSQFGDMHTAITKAFKRYNLFGFTGTPIFAANSGSGGNPQLKTTEQAFGQKLHTYTIVDAISDKNVLPFRIDYVNTVKVGNVVDKQVSSIDTEKALLAPERISQIVAYTLEHFDQKTKRAQHYTLGDKRVRGFNALFATASIEAARVYYNHFQLLQEQLPSDRKLKVGLIYSYGANDAVEDGALDEEGFDTGALSMDARSFLEDAIQDYNGMFGTSYDTSADKFQNYYKDLSLRLKTRDIDLVIVVNMFLTGFDATTLSTLFVDKNLRAHGLVQAYSRTNRILNSVKTYGNIVSFRDLEDATNDAIALFGNKNAQGVVLLKPYGEYYNDYAEKVADLLAAFPLGQPIIGEAAQKEFIQLLGAILRLQNILTSFDEFTGNEILSDRQAQDYRSIYLDMYAEFRKGTDSDKEQINDDIVFEIELIKQVEINVDYILMLVQKYRDERGDGDDKEIRAEISRAVDSSPSLRNKKDLIEDFVDNISVDGEIDQEWRTFIAAKREAELETIITDENLRPDETRVFVETAFRDGQIRTSGTAITKVLPPVSRFSADGGHGEKKQRVIQKLGAFFERFLGLSSTGGRE, from the coding sequence ATGAGCGACGTGACTTTCCGCAAATATGATCCGATCGCTGTGTCGAACGAGAGCACGGTTGTCGCTGAGTATGTGCCCGATGCGAAGGCTGAGGCGGCGTATCAGTCGGAGGCTAATCTTGAGCGCGAACTGATTCGTCTGCTTCAGTCGCAGGCGTACGAATACCTTCCGATCACTTCGGAAGCGCAGATTGTGGCGAACCTCCGCACTCAGCTCGAGGCGCTGAACGGGCTTACGTTCTCGGATGCTGAGTGGGCGCAGTTTTTCGCCGAGCGAGTCGCTGGGGCAAACGATGGCATTGTCGAGAAAACCGTGCGCATCCAAGAGGACCACGTTCAGCTACTCAAGCGCGATGACGGTTCGACGAAGAACATCCTGCTGATCGATAAGCAGAACATTCACAACAACCGTTTGCAGGTCATCAATCAGTACACGATTGACCAGGGCGACGGAAGTGAAGTACAGCGTGGTGCTGCCCGCTCGAACCGCTACGACGTGACGGTGCTGGTGAACGGTCTGCCGATGGTGCACATCGAGTTGAAGCGTCGCGGTGTCGACATTCGCGAGGCGTTCAACCAGATCGACCGCTACCAACGCGACAGCTTCTGGGCGGGTTCTGGCCTGTTCGAGTATGTGCAGCTTTTCGTGATCAGCAACGGCACGCTGACGAAGTACTACTCCAACACCACCCGTCGTCAGCATCTCAGTGAGGCGGCTGGGTCGAAGCGTGTGCGCAAGACGTCGAACTCGTTCGAGTTCACGTCGTGGTGGGCTGACGCGCAGAATAAGCCGATCACGGATCTCGCCGCGTTCGCGAAGACGTTCTTCGCCAAGCATTCGCTGCTCAACATTCTGACGAAGTACTGCGTGCTCACGGCCGACAAGATGTTGCTGGTGATGCGTCCGTATCAGATCGTCGGTACCGAGCGGATTCTGTCGAAGATCGACATCTCCACCAATTACAGGCAGCTCGGCAGTGTCGCCGCGGGCGGGTACGTGTGGCATACGACCGGGTCGGGTAAGACACTGACGTCGTTCAAGGCCGCCCAGCTGGCGTCGAAGCTTCCGAGCGTTGACAAGGTGCTGTTCGTTGTCGACCGTAAGGACCTCGACTACCAGACGATGCGGGAGTACGACCGGTTCGAGAAGGGTGCGGCGAACTCGAACACCTCCACCGCGGTACTGAAGAAGCAACTTGAAGACCCGGGTGCACGGATCATCATCACGACGATCCAGAAGCTGTCGACGTTCATTGGCGCGAACAAGGGTCACGCGATTTACGACGGTCATGTTGTGATCATCTTCGACGAGTGTCATCGTTCGCAGTTCGGTGACATGCACACCGCGATCACGAAGGCGTTCAAGCGGTACAACCTGTTCGGCTTCACCGGCACACCGATCTTCGCGGCCAACTCTGGCAGCGGTGGCAACCCGCAGTTGAAGACCACCGAGCAGGCTTTCGGGCAGAAGCTGCACACGTACACGATCGTGGATGCGATCAGCGATAAGAACGTGCTGCCCTTCCGTATCGACTATGTCAACACGGTCAAGGTTGGCAACGTCGTCGACAAGCAGGTCTCGTCGATCGACACCGAGAAGGCGCTGCTCGCGCCGGAGCGGATCAGCCAGATCGTGGCGTACACGTTGGAGCACTTCGATCAGAAGACCAAGCGTGCCCAGCACTACACTCTCGGTGACAAGCGGGTGCGCGGGTTCAACGCGCTGTTCGCGACCGCGTCCATCGAGGCCGCCCGGGTGTACTACAACCACTTCCAGCTCCTGCAGGAACAGCTTCCTTCTGACCGCAAGCTGAAGGTCGGGCTGATCTATTCCTACGGAGCGAATGATGCCGTTGAAGACGGGGCGCTGGACGAGGAAGGCTTCGATACCGGGGCGCTGAGCATGGATGCTCGTTCGTTTCTGGAAGACGCGATCCAGGACTATAACGGCATGTTCGGCACAAGCTACGATACGTCGGCCGACAAGTTCCAGAACTATTACAAAGACCTCTCGCTGCGGCTAAAAACCAGGGACATCGACCTGGTCATCGTGGTAAACATGTTCCTCACCGGCTTCGACGCGACCACGCTTAGTACGCTCTTCGTCGACAAAAACCTGCGCGCACACGGGCTGGTCCAAGCGTATTCACGAACGAACCGCATCCTGAACTCGGTCAAGACGTACGGCAACATCGTGAGTTTCCGTGACCTCGAAGACGCCACGAACGATGCCATTGCCTTGTTCGGCAACAAGAACGCTCAGGGCGTTGTGCTGCTCAAGCCATACGGCGAGTACTACAACGACTACGCCGAGAAGGTCGCGGATCTTCTTGCTGCCTTCCCCCTCGGACAGCCGATTATCGGAGAGGCCGCGCAGAAGGAGTTCATCCAACTGCTCGGTGCGATCCTGCGCCTGCAGAACATTTTGACCTCGTTCGATGAGTTCACCGGCAACGAGATTCTGTCTGACCGTCAGGCGCAGGACTATCGGAGTATCTATCTCGACATGTACGCCGAGTTCCGCAAGGGTACGGATAGCGATAAGGAACAGATCAACGACGACATCGTCTTTGAGATTGAGTTGATCAAGCAGGTCGAGATCAACGTCGACTACATCCTCATGCTCGTGCAGAAGTACCGCGACGAACGCGGCGACGGCGACGACAAGGAGATTCGTGCCGAGATTTCTCGCGCCGTCGATTCCAGTCCGAGCCTGCGCAACAAGAAAGACCTCATCGAAGACTTCGTCGACAACATCTCGGTCGACGGCGAGATCGACCAGGAATGGCGAACCTTCATCGCAGCAAAGCGCGAAGCCGAACTCGAGACAATCATCACCGACGAGAACCTCCGCCCCGACGAGACCCGCGTCTTCGTCGAGACCGCGTTCCGCGATGGTCAGATCCGCACCAGCGGAACCGCGATCACGAAGGTGCTTCCGCCAGTCTCACGCTTCTCCGCAGACGGCGGCCACGGTGAGAAGAAGCAGCGCGTGATCCAGAAGCTCGGAGCCTTCTTTGAACGGTTCTTAGGACTCAGTTCGACGGGAGGCCGAGAATAA